The following coding sequences are from one Stigmatopora nigra isolate UIUO_SnigA chromosome 12, RoL_Snig_1.1, whole genome shotgun sequence window:
- the LOC144205592 gene encoding isoaspartyl peptidase/L-asparaginase gives MSAVIVVHGGAWAIPNDLGKASVDGVKASAREGFAVLQKNGTALDAVESAVRALEDNTVLNAGHGATPNTDGEVEMDALIVDGKTLACDAVSSVKNIANPVSLARAVMKKVPKYMD, from the exons ATGTCTGCCGTCATTGTCGTGCACGGTGGAGCATGGGCCATTCCCAATGACCTCGGCAAGGCCTCGGTTGATGGCGTAAAGGCATCGGCACGTGAAGGCTTTGCTGTTCTGCAGAAAAATGGAACTGCGCTGGATGCTGTCGAGTCAGCCGTGCGAGCCCTGGAAGATAACACGGTACTTAATGCAG GTCACGGAGCAACCCCAAACACAGATGGCGAAGTGGAGATGGATGCCCTCATCGTGGATGGAAAGACATTAGCCTGTGATGCTGTGTCGTCTGTAAAGAATATCGCTAATCCCGTTTCCCTGGCAAGGGCAGTGATGAAGAAAGTGCCAAAATACATGGATTGA